A window of Nocardiopsis sp. Huas11 genomic DNA:
GGGGACGCCTCAGCGCGTCCGCTCTCCGCCGAGGGCTCGCGGAGGGAGGCGGCCGAGACCGTGTACCGCAGCCGGATCTTCCTGGACGCCCTGCACGCCTGGGCACGGACGGACGGCGTCCCCCACGCGTGGGAGGTGCCCGGTTCGTGAGGCGGCGTCGGCGGGCCTCAGACCTCGACGATGACCGTGAAGGGGCCCTCGTTGGTGAGCGCGACCGACATCTGTGCGCCGAACACGCCCGTGGCGACCTCCGCGCCCAGGTCGCGCAGTTCCTTGACCACCGCGTCCACCAGCGGTTCGGCGACGGGCCCCGGGGCGGCCGCCTGCCAGGTGGGGCGCCTGCCCTTGCGGGCGTCGCCGTAGAGCGTGAACTGGCTGACCACGAGCAACGGGGCCCCGATGTCGGAGCACGACTTCTCGTCCTCCAGGATCCGCAGGGTCCACAGCTTCCGCGCGACCTTGCGCGCGTCGGCCTCGGTGTCCTCGTGGGTCACGCCCACCAGCGCCATCAGCCCGGGCCGGTCGATCGCGCCGACCACCTCGCCCCCGACCGTCACCGACGCGTGCGAGACCCGCTGCACCACAGCGCGCATGCCTGCCCCCTCCTCTGGTCCTTCGTCCGTCCCGCGGTGTCCCGCGGCCCCGTACCCGTCTAGCGCGTCCTGCGCTGGTTGAGCAGTCGCAGGCGACGACTGTTGGTGATGATGCCGGTGAGGGTCACCACGAACGCGCTGATGGAGTCGGCGAAGTCCTCGATCCGCCACTCGCGCGGCCCGGTGTACCAGGCCAGTCCGTCGCCGGTCAGCTCCTCGTCGCTGAGGTCGGCGAGCGCGGCCGAGGCCAGGATGTTCGCCCACCGGTCGACGTCGTCGAAGATCACCGCGTAGGGAAGGTAGCGCGAGTACAGCTCCACCCGCTGCCCCTCCGGCGCGGTGGCCGACCGCTGGCTGAGCAGGTAGTCGCGGAACCCCATGGTGTGTGCGAACACCGAGCTGCCCAGTTTGGTCTTGGCCGGCATGTACTGGGCGCCCGCCGTCACGGCCGCCCCCGCGATGACCACGGCCAACCCGGTGAAGGCCGCCGAGGTGAACGCCGCCAGCAGGCCGGTCAGGATCACGCCCGAGACGGTGATGGCCATCCCCGCCGTGCTCCATCGGGTGCGCACCTGGTGGGGCGGGCGCGCGAACCACCGCAGCCGGACCATGTCGCGGTACAGCTCCTCGCGCACGCGGTCGATGCGGTCGGGGAAGTCCTCGACCGTGCTCCGCGATC
This region includes:
- the dtd gene encoding D-aminoacyl-tRNA deacylase, coding for MRAVVQRVSHASVTVGGEVVGAIDRPGLMALVGVTHEDTEADARKVARKLWTLRILEDEKSCSDIGAPLLVVSQFTLYGDARKGRRPTWQAAAPGPVAEPLVDAVVKELRDLGAEVATGVFGAQMSVALTNEGPFTVIVEV